A DNA window from Setaria viridis chromosome 2, Setaria_viridis_v4.0, whole genome shotgun sequence contains the following coding sequences:
- the LOC117846487 gene encoding protein SHORT-ROOT 1, with amino-acid sequence MDTLFRLVSLQASENEKQQQQQQQSASYNSRSTTSSGSRSSSHQTNASYNYYYHSNSSGGGGGGGQYYYGQQHQHQQYYLEPYQQEECGNAHHLYMDEDFSSSSSSRQHFHSHGAAVQPPTSSVTTAPTPPLSTSSTAAGAAHALFEAADLSFPPDLNLDFSSPASSSGGGAASSAAVGGGGSGRWASQLLLECARAVAARDSQRVQQLMWMLNELASPYGEVEQKLASYFLQGLFARLTASGPRTLRTLAAASDRNTSFDSTRRTALRFQELSPWSSFGHVAANGAILESFLEAAAASPEPQRFHILDLSNTFCTQWPTLLEALATRSADDTPHLSITTVVSAAPSAPTAAVQRVMREIGQRMEKFARLMGVPFSFRAVHHAGDLAELDLDALDLRDGGASTALAVNCVNSLRGVVPGGARRRDAFTSSLRRLDPRVVTVVEEEADLVASDPDTSSEEGGDSEAAFLKVFGEGLRFFSAYMDSLEESFPKTSNERLALERGAGRAIVDLVSCPASESMERRETAASWARRMRSAGFSPVAFSEDVADDVRSLLRRYREGWSMRDAGLDDSAAGAGVFLAWKEQPLVWASAWKP; translated from the coding sequence ATGGATACGCTATTTAGGTTGGTTAGCCTCCAAGCCTCCGAGAacgagaagcagcagcagcagcagcagcagtcggCGTCCTACAACTCGAGGAGCACCACGTCGAGCGGCTCCAGGTCGTCGTCGCACCAGACCAACGCCTCCTACAACTACTACTACCACAgcaacagcagcggcggcggcggcggcggcgggcagtaCTACTACGgccagcagcaccagcaccagcagtaCTACCTGGAGCCGTACCAGCAAGAAGAATGCGGCAACGCCCACCACCTGTACATGGATGAAGacttctcctcctcgtcctcgtcgaggCAGCACTTCCACTCGCACGGGGCGGCGGTGCAGCCGCCGACGTCGTCCGTGACCACGGCGCCAACGCCCCCGCTGTCCACGTCGTCCacggccgcgggggcggcgcACGCGCTGTTCGAGGCGGCCGACCTGTCGTTCCCGCCCGACCTCAACCTCGACTTCTCGTCCCCGGCGTCATCgtccggcgggggcgcggcgtcgtcggcggccgtcgggggaggaggcagcgggaGGTGGGCGAGCCAGCTTCTGCTAGAGTGCgctcgggcggtggcggcgcgggacaGCCAGCGCGTGCAGCAGCTGATGTGGATGCTCAACGAGCTGGCGTCGCCGTACGGGGAAGTGGAGCAGAAGCTGGCCTCCTACTTCCTCCAAGGGCTCTTCGCGCGGCTCACGGCGTCCGGGCCGCGGACGCTGCGCACGCTCGCGGCGGCGTCCGACCGGAACACGTCGTTCGACTCCACGCGGCGCACAGCGCTGCGGTTCCAGGAGCTCAGCCCGTGGTCGTCGTTCGGTCACGTGGCCGCCAACGGCGCCATCCTGGAGTCCTTcctcgaggccgccgcggcgtcgccggagcCGCAGCGGTTCCACATCCTCGACCTCAGCAACACGTTTTGCACGCAGTGGCCGACGCTGCTCGAGGCGCTCGCCACGCGGTCCGCCGACGACACGCCGCACCTGTCCATCACCACCGTGGTgtccgccgcgccgtccgcgccgACGGCCGCCGTGCAGCGCGTGATGCGGGAGATCGGCCAGCGGATGGAGAAGTTCGCGCGGCTCATGGGCGTGCCCTTCAGCTTCCGCGCCGTGCACCACGCCGGGGACCTCGCGGAGCTCGACCTCGACGCGCTCGATctgcgcgacggcggcgcctcCACCGCTCTCGCCGTCAACTGCGTCAACTCGCTGCGCGGCGTGGTGCCGGGCGGTGCCCGCCGGAGGGACGCGTTCACCTCGTCCCTCCGGCGCCTCGACCCGCGGGTCGTCACCGTCGTTGAGGAGGAGGCCGATCTCGTGGCTTCTGACCCTGACACATCGTCCGAGGAAGGCGGCGACTCGGAGGCGGCGTTCTTGAAGGTGTTCGGCGAGGGCTTGCGGTTCTTCTCGGCCTACATGGACTCTCTCGAAGAGAGCTTCCCGAAGACTAGCAACGAGAGGCTGGCATTGGAGAGGGGAGCCGGACGTGCCATCGTGGATTTGGTCTCGTGCCCGGCGTCCGAGTCCATGGAGCGGCGGGAGACGGCGGCGTCATGGGCGCGCCGCATGCGGTCGGCCGGCTTCTCTCCGGTGGCATTCAGCGAGGACGTTGCCGACGACGTGCGGTCACTGCTCCGCCGGTACCGGGAGGGTTGGTCGATGCGGGATGCCGGTCTAGACGACTCGGCAGCCGGAGCAGGCGTCTTCCTCGCGTGGAAGGAGCAGCCTCTCGTGTGGGCAAGCGCGTGGAAGCCATGA